One genomic region from Halococcus qingdaonensis encodes:
- the rocF gene encoding arginase — MTIRTIGVPMDLGADRRGVDMGPSAIRYAGLSATLDEIDRSTIDRGDLTVPHAEERDPERAATNAKYLPEVEGICTRLADEVDDTLADGALPLVLGGDHSIAIGTLAGAAREAEIGAVWFDAHSDINTPATTPSGNVHGMPLAAALGFGDFSDMPWATSPTLSEENVALVGLRSVDEPERERIRDSDVTAYTMSDIDERGVVDVTEEALTVATDGVDGIHVSLDMDWLDPSHAPGVGTPVRGGVTYREAHSAMELVADHDDALRSLEVVEVNPILDSHNETAELATELAASALGKRVL, encoded by the coding sequence ATGACGATCCGGACTATCGGCGTCCCGATGGATCTCGGTGCCGACCGGCGCGGTGTCGACATGGGTCCGTCGGCGATACGCTACGCGGGACTGTCGGCAACGCTCGACGAGATCGACCGCTCGACGATCGACAGGGGCGACCTCACGGTGCCACACGCCGAGGAGCGAGACCCCGAGCGGGCGGCGACGAACGCCAAATATCTCCCCGAGGTCGAGGGGATCTGTACGCGACTCGCCGACGAGGTCGACGATACACTCGCCGACGGCGCACTCCCGCTCGTCCTCGGCGGCGATCACTCGATCGCCATCGGCACGCTCGCCGGGGCCGCCCGCGAAGCGGAAATCGGCGCGGTCTGGTTCGACGCCCACAGCGACATCAACACGCCTGCGACAACCCCCTCGGGCAACGTCCACGGCATGCCGCTGGCGGCCGCGCTCGGTTTCGGCGATTTCAGCGATATGCCGTGGGCAACATCTCCGACGCTCTCCGAGGAGAACGTCGCGCTCGTCGGCCTGCGCAGCGTCGACGAGCCCGAACGCGAGCGCATCCGCGACAGCGACGTGACCGCCTACACGATGTCCGATATCGACGAGCGCGGCGTCGTCGACGTCACCGAGGAAGCGCTCACGGTCGCCACCGACGGCGTCGATGGCATCCACGTGAGCCTCGACATGGACTGGCTCGACCCCTCACACGCACCCGGCGTGGGCACCCCCGTCAGAGGCGGCGTCACCTACCGCGAAGCCCACTCGGCGATGGAACTGGTCGCCGACCACGACGACGCGCTGCGCTCGCTCGAAGTCGTCGAAGTGAACCCGATCCTGGACTCGCACAACGAGACCGCCGAGCTCGCCACCGAACTCGCCGCGAGCGCGCTCGGCAAGCGCGTGCTGTAG
- a CDS encoding NAD-dependent epimerase/dehydratase family protein yields the protein MDGHRVLVTGGAGFIGSNLANHLAADNDVVALDDGYLGTPENLDSDVEYVEASVLDDDLPTDVDVVFHLAALSSGPMHEDDPQKGARVNVEGFVNTVEQARSDGCERVVYASTSSIYGDRTEPSPEEMDVKARTGYEASKLARERYGEYFAHYYDMDMAGLRFFSVYQGYGGAEEHKGEFANLIAQFADDIANGESPVIYGDGTQTRDFTHVDDIVRGLERAAEERLTGIYNLGTGESHTINTLVERLTDELDSEIEPEYVENPIPEHAYVHDTMADTTKMTEATGWEPAIDFEEGLRRVCEQYQ from the coding sequence ATGGATGGACATCGCGTACTCGTCACCGGCGGGGCGGGCTTTATCGGCTCGAACCTCGCGAACCACCTCGCGGCGGACAACGACGTCGTCGCCCTCGACGACGGCTATCTCGGCACGCCCGAGAACCTCGACTCAGATGTGGAGTACGTCGAAGCGAGCGTTCTCGACGACGACCTCCCGACCGACGTCGACGTCGTCTTCCACCTCGCGGCGCTCTCGTCGGGCCCGATGCACGAGGACGACCCCCAGAAGGGCGCTCGGGTCAACGTCGAGGGGTTCGTCAACACCGTCGAGCAGGCGCGCAGCGACGGCTGCGAACGGGTCGTCTACGCCTCGACCTCGTCGATCTACGGCGACCGAACCGAACCGTCGCCCGAGGAGATGGACGTGAAAGCCCGCACCGGCTACGAGGCCTCGAAGCTCGCCCGCGAGCGCTACGGTGAATACTTCGCCCACTACTACGACATGGACATGGCCGGCCTCCGCTTCTTCTCGGTCTATCAGGGCTACGGCGGGGCCGAAGAGCACAAAGGCGAGTTCGCCAACCTCATCGCGCAGTTCGCCGACGACATCGCCAACGGCGAGTCGCCGGTGATCTACGGCGACGGCACACAGACGCGCGATTTCACCCACGTCGACGACATCGTTCGCGGGCTCGAACGCGCCGCCGAGGAGCGCCTCACCGGGATCTACAATCTCGGTACGGGCGAGAGCCACACCATCAACACGCTCGTCGAACGCCTCACCGACGAACTCGACTCAGAGATCGAACCGGAGTACGTCGAGAACCCGATCCCCGAGCACGCCTACGTCCACGACACGATGGCCGACACCACGAAGATGACGGAGGCAACCGGTTGGGAGCCCGCGATCGACTTCGAGGAAGGACTCCGGCGCGTCTGCGAACAGTATCAGTAG
- a CDS encoding Rrf2 family transcriptional regulator, producing the protein MSSIELTDSQKKILQELVDLYRESESAVKGEAIADMVDRNPGTIRNQMQSLKALQLVEGVPGPKGGYKPTANAYSALDIQEMDEPESVPLSHNGDMVESANVQEIELHSVHHPEKCRAEIHIQGSVRDFHEGDTVTVGPTPKSSLAITGKVDGVVDTDNTIILDTKTMEAPAEN; encoded by the coding sequence ATGTCATCTATCGAACTCACCGATAGCCAGAAGAAGATCCTGCAGGAACTCGTCGACCTCTATCGCGAGAGCGAGAGCGCGGTCAAGGGCGAGGCCATCGCCGACATGGTCGACCGGAACCCGGGCACCATCCGCAACCAGATGCAGAGTCTGAAAGCACTCCAGCTCGTCGAGGGCGTCCCGGGGCCGAAGGGCGGCTACAAGCCCACGGCCAACGCCTACAGCGCGCTCGACATTCAGGAGATGGACGAGCCCGAATCCGTCCCGCTCAGTCACAACGGCGATATGGTCGAGAGCGCCAACGTACAGGAGATCGAGCTCCACAGCGTCCACCACCCCGAGAAATGTCGCGCGGAGATCCACATCCAGGGCTCCGTTCGGGATTTCCACGAGGGTGATACCGTCACCGTCGGCCCGACACCGAAATCGAGCCTCGCCATCACGGGCAAGGTCGATGGCGTGGTCGACACCGACAACACGATCATCCTCGACACGAAGACGATGGAAGCGCCCGCCGAGAACTGA
- a CDS encoding NUDIX hydrolase, which yields MTTEDDARRVVDTELDRLHERFGAFDVTETAVENDPGFYEHGLDHVRRTGMLADAGALVRDRRDRTLLVRHPAAPETWTTPGGGYEAGDGSLVATAIREVREETAVRCTIMDIRSARIKTIEHRDEQRSYQMLTVAFVARGEGLASAAGDEEILEAQWFADPPDEFGNND from the coding sequence ATGACGACCGAGGACGACGCCCGTCGGGTGGTCGACACCGAACTCGATCGACTGCACGAGCGCTTCGGTGCGTTCGACGTCACAGAGACGGCCGTCGAGAACGATCCCGGTTTCTACGAGCATGGTCTCGATCACGTCCGGCGAACGGGGATGCTCGCCGATGCTGGAGCACTCGTCCGTGATCGACGGGATCGAACACTGCTCGTTCGCCATCCTGCTGCACCCGAGACGTGGACGACACCGGGCGGTGGGTACGAAGCAGGAGACGGTTCGCTCGTAGCGACGGCGATCCGCGAAGTTCGAGAGGAAACCGCCGTTCGCTGTACGATAATGGACATCCGCTCGGCACGGATCAAGACCATCGAACACCGCGACGAGCAGCGGTCCTATCAGATGCTCACGGTGGCGTTCGTCGCCCGCGGTGAGGGCTTGGCATCCGCCGCAGGGGACGAAGAAATTCTCGAAGCACAGTGGTTCGCCGACCCGCCGGATGAATTCGGGAACAACGATTAA